Proteins from a single region of Hordeum vulgare subsp. vulgare chromosome 6H, MorexV3_pseudomolecules_assembly, whole genome shotgun sequence:
- the LOC123406194 gene encoding uncharacterized protein LOC123406194 isoform X1, whose amino-acid sequence MDRKEERRRRRPPLTPPPRPRRSGRAAQREGEERVAPTDPAEAPQGGPCSGERGGLMGPAEVPQIQWAGPIPSSPRVYGRKLWRSVSKVLGNDNLLAEILVRLSSKPSSLPRASAVCKRWRNILSDPEFLKRFRKHHRKPPLLGFFEGYANRFTPVMDSPDRITAACFSMPKRNTPYNDHREYMGCRHGLAVLVNKQERKTFVWDPLTGRQHSVAFPPGLDDAFTGNFCMWRGAVLCADAEDGHVHGDCFSSPFKLVLVCCGGYNTQAFCSVYDSVSGVWGGVFSTAISSIISMLRPSILVGNTICWLISGGDILVFDFECQSLHVIEKPAYYYVTDGCFQLLRMEGGGLGLAVLLGLTIQLWERKSNCDGVVGWVLLQKTIPLEGMFPKMDSVRFVGYDEDTNVIVLTSMTGNFTLQLDSMQIKHIVKRNNICYDPFYPYTNFYTTARQGNLAGRDGSGTNCDRTRSANVLPWSNNLGIES is encoded by the exons ATGGACAGAAAGGAGGAGCGgcgccgccggcgacctcccctcaccccgccgccccgtccccgtcggtcCGGTCGAG CGgcgcagagagagggagaggagcgggTGGCGCCGACGGATCCCGCCGAGGCTCCCCAAGGCGGCCCATG CAGtggagagagaggagggctgATGGGTCCTGCTGAGGTTCCCCAAATCCAATG GGCCGGCCCCATTCCCAGCTCGCCGCGCGTGTACGGCAGGAAGCTGTGGCGCTCCGTGTCCAAGGTGCTCGGCAACGACAATCTCCTTGCCGAGATCCTCGTCCGTCTCTCTTCGAAGCCGTCCTCGCTCCCCCGCGCGTCCGCCGTGTGCAAGCGCTGGCGCAACATCCTCTCCGACCCCGAGTTCCTCAAACGCTTCCGCAAGCACCACCGGAAGCCTCCTCTGCTCGGCTTCTTTGAAGGTTATGCTAACCGCTTCACCCCTGTCATGGACTCGCCCGACCGTATCACTGCTGCCTGCTTCTCCATGCCCAAGAGAAACACACCCTACAACGACCATAGAGAATACATGGGCTGCCGCCATGGCCTTGCTGTCCTGGTCAACAAGCAAGAGCGCAAGACCTTCGTGTGGGACCCTCTCACTGGCCGACAGCACAGCGTGGCTTTTCCACCCGGGCTCGATGACGCCTTTACAGGGAATTTCTGTATGTGGCGCGGCGCGGTGTTGTGTGCTGATGCTGAAGATGGGCATGTGCACGGAGATTGCTTCTCGAGTCCGTTTAAATTGGTCTTGGTCTGCTGCGGTGGATACAATACACAGGCATTTTGCTCTGTCTATGACTCGGTATCTGGTGTTTGGGGAGGTGTTTTCTCGACCGCGATATCAAGTATAATTTCTATGTTAAGGCCCAGCATCCTAGTTGGTAATACAATTTGCTGGTTGATTTCTGGAGGTGATATCCTTGTGTTTGACTTCGAATGTCAGAGCCTTCATGTGATCGAGAAGCCGGCATACTACTATGTTACCGACGGGTGTTTTCAGCTCTTACGGATGGAGGGTGGTGGACTTGGCCTTGCTGTTTTGTTGGGCCTGACCATCCAATTGTGGGAGAGGAAATCTAACTGTGATGGCGTCGTCGGGTGGGTGTTGCTGCAGAAAACCATTCCGCTGGAGGGGATGTTTCCAAAAATGGATTCTGTACGTTTCGTCGGGTATGATGAGGACACAAATGTGATTGTTCTCACTTCAATGACTGGCAACTTCACACTCCAGCTTGACTCGATGCAGATCAAACATATTGTTAAAAGAAACAACATATGTTACGACCCGTTTTATCCCTACACCAATTTCTATACTACAG CTAGGCAAGGCAACTTGGCGGGAAGGGATGGATCTGGAACTAATTGTGATCGGACCAGATCTGCTAACGTGCTACCTTGGTCGAATAATTTAG GTATTGAGAGTTAA
- the LOC123406194 gene encoding uncharacterized protein LOC123406194 isoform X3, with translation MDRKEERRRRRPPLTPPPRPRRSGRAAQREGEERVAPTDPAEAPQGGPCSGERGGLMGPAEVPQIQWAGPIPSSPRVYGRKLWRSVSKVLGNDNLLAEILVRLSSKPSSLPRASAVCKRWRNILSDPEFLKRFRKHHRKPPLLGFFEGYANRFTPVMDSPDRITAACFSMPKRNTPYNDHREYMGCRHGLAVLVNKQERKTFVWDPLTGRQHSVAFPPGLDDAFTGNFCMWRGAVLCADAEDGHVHGDCFSSPFKLVLVCCGGYNTQAFCSVYDSVSGVWGGVFSTAISSIISMLRPSILVGNTICWLISGGDILVFDFECQSLHVIEKPAYYYVTDGCFQLLRMEGGGLGLAVLLGLTIQLWERKSNCDGVVGWVLLQKTIPLEGMFPKMDSVRFVGYDEDTNVIVLTSMTGNFTLQLDSMQIKHIVKRNNICYDPFYPYTNFYTTGKATWREGMDLELIVIGPDLLTCYLGRII, from the exons ATGGACAGAAAGGAGGAGCGgcgccgccggcgacctcccctcaccccgccgccccgtccccgtcggtcCGGTCGAG CGgcgcagagagagggagaggagcgggTGGCGCCGACGGATCCCGCCGAGGCTCCCCAAGGCGGCCCATG CAGtggagagagaggagggctgATGGGTCCTGCTGAGGTTCCCCAAATCCAATG GGCCGGCCCCATTCCCAGCTCGCCGCGCGTGTACGGCAGGAAGCTGTGGCGCTCCGTGTCCAAGGTGCTCGGCAACGACAATCTCCTTGCCGAGATCCTCGTCCGTCTCTCTTCGAAGCCGTCCTCGCTCCCCCGCGCGTCCGCCGTGTGCAAGCGCTGGCGCAACATCCTCTCCGACCCCGAGTTCCTCAAACGCTTCCGCAAGCACCACCGGAAGCCTCCTCTGCTCGGCTTCTTTGAAGGTTATGCTAACCGCTTCACCCCTGTCATGGACTCGCCCGACCGTATCACTGCTGCCTGCTTCTCCATGCCCAAGAGAAACACACCCTACAACGACCATAGAGAATACATGGGCTGCCGCCATGGCCTTGCTGTCCTGGTCAACAAGCAAGAGCGCAAGACCTTCGTGTGGGACCCTCTCACTGGCCGACAGCACAGCGTGGCTTTTCCACCCGGGCTCGATGACGCCTTTACAGGGAATTTCTGTATGTGGCGCGGCGCGGTGTTGTGTGCTGATGCTGAAGATGGGCATGTGCACGGAGATTGCTTCTCGAGTCCGTTTAAATTGGTCTTGGTCTGCTGCGGTGGATACAATACACAGGCATTTTGCTCTGTCTATGACTCGGTATCTGGTGTTTGGGGAGGTGTTTTCTCGACCGCGATATCAAGTATAATTTCTATGTTAAGGCCCAGCATCCTAGTTGGTAATACAATTTGCTGGTTGATTTCTGGAGGTGATATCCTTGTGTTTGACTTCGAATGTCAGAGCCTTCATGTGATCGAGAAGCCGGCATACTACTATGTTACCGACGGGTGTTTTCAGCTCTTACGGATGGAGGGTGGTGGACTTGGCCTTGCTGTTTTGTTGGGCCTGACCATCCAATTGTGGGAGAGGAAATCTAACTGTGATGGCGTCGTCGGGTGGGTGTTGCTGCAGAAAACCATTCCGCTGGAGGGGATGTTTCCAAAAATGGATTCTGTACGTTTCGTCGGGTATGATGAGGACACAAATGTGATTGTTCTCACTTCAATGACTGGCAACTTCACACTCCAGCTTGACTCGATGCAGATCAAACATATTGTTAAAAGAAACAACATATGTTACGACCCGTTTTATCCCTACACCAATTTCTATACTACAG GCAAGGCAACTTGGCGGGAAGGGATGGATCTGGAACTAATTGTGATCGGACCAGATCTGCTAACGTGCTACCTTGGTCGAATAATTTAG
- the LOC123406194 gene encoding uncharacterized protein LOC123406194 isoform X2 has product MVEAEMVPRQWLPELARLMLASLCYEVDGWTRSSRLWHFTRFLCQVFSGERGGLMGPAEVPQIQWAGPIPSSPRVYGRKLWRSVSKVLGNDNLLAEILVRLSSKPSSLPRASAVCKRWRNILSDPEFLKRFRKHHRKPPLLGFFEGYANRFTPVMDSPDRITAACFSMPKRNTPYNDHREYMGCRHGLAVLVNKQERKTFVWDPLTGRQHSVAFPPGLDDAFTGNFCMWRGAVLCADAEDGHVHGDCFSSPFKLVLVCCGGYNTQAFCSVYDSVSGVWGGVFSTAISSIISMLRPSILVGNTICWLISGGDILVFDFECQSLHVIEKPAYYYVTDGCFQLLRMEGGGLGLAVLLGLTIQLWERKSNCDGVVGWVLLQKTIPLEGMFPKMDSVRFVGYDEDTNVIVLTSMTGNFTLQLDSMQIKHIVKRNNICYDPFYPYTNFYTTARQGNLAGRDGSGTNCDRTRSANVLPWSNNLGIES; this is encoded by the exons ATGGTTGAGGCTGAGATGGTGCCTCGTCAGTGGCTGCCGGAGTTGGCTCGATTAATGCTTGCATCTCTGTGTTATGAGGTGGATGGATGGACAAGAAGCAGTAGGCTCTGGCACTTTACACGGTTTCTTTGTCAAGTCTT CAGtggagagagaggagggctgATGGGTCCTGCTGAGGTTCCCCAAATCCAATG GGCCGGCCCCATTCCCAGCTCGCCGCGCGTGTACGGCAGGAAGCTGTGGCGCTCCGTGTCCAAGGTGCTCGGCAACGACAATCTCCTTGCCGAGATCCTCGTCCGTCTCTCTTCGAAGCCGTCCTCGCTCCCCCGCGCGTCCGCCGTGTGCAAGCGCTGGCGCAACATCCTCTCCGACCCCGAGTTCCTCAAACGCTTCCGCAAGCACCACCGGAAGCCTCCTCTGCTCGGCTTCTTTGAAGGTTATGCTAACCGCTTCACCCCTGTCATGGACTCGCCCGACCGTATCACTGCTGCCTGCTTCTCCATGCCCAAGAGAAACACACCCTACAACGACCATAGAGAATACATGGGCTGCCGCCATGGCCTTGCTGTCCTGGTCAACAAGCAAGAGCGCAAGACCTTCGTGTGGGACCCTCTCACTGGCCGACAGCACAGCGTGGCTTTTCCACCCGGGCTCGATGACGCCTTTACAGGGAATTTCTGTATGTGGCGCGGCGCGGTGTTGTGTGCTGATGCTGAAGATGGGCATGTGCACGGAGATTGCTTCTCGAGTCCGTTTAAATTGGTCTTGGTCTGCTGCGGTGGATACAATACACAGGCATTTTGCTCTGTCTATGACTCGGTATCTGGTGTTTGGGGAGGTGTTTTCTCGACCGCGATATCAAGTATAATTTCTATGTTAAGGCCCAGCATCCTAGTTGGTAATACAATTTGCTGGTTGATTTCTGGAGGTGATATCCTTGTGTTTGACTTCGAATGTCAGAGCCTTCATGTGATCGAGAAGCCGGCATACTACTATGTTACCGACGGGTGTTTTCAGCTCTTACGGATGGAGGGTGGTGGACTTGGCCTTGCTGTTTTGTTGGGCCTGACCATCCAATTGTGGGAGAGGAAATCTAACTGTGATGGCGTCGTCGGGTGGGTGTTGCTGCAGAAAACCATTCCGCTGGAGGGGATGTTTCCAAAAATGGATTCTGTACGTTTCGTCGGGTATGATGAGGACACAAATGTGATTGTTCTCACTTCAATGACTGGCAACTTCACACTCCAGCTTGACTCGATGCAGATCAAACATATTGTTAAAAGAAACAACATATGTTACGACCCGTTTTATCCCTACACCAATTTCTATACTACAG CTAGGCAAGGCAACTTGGCGGGAAGGGATGGATCTGGAACTAATTGTGATCGGACCAGATCTGCTAACGTGCTACCTTGGTCGAATAATTTAG GTATTGAGAGTTAA